The Pungitius pungitius chromosome 14, fPunPun2.1, whole genome shotgun sequence genome contains the following window.
TAACCTTCCTAAATGGCaggagctggtgtgtgtgtgtgtgtgtgtgtgtcctctatTAAGAGAAAAAGGACACGAGGATCTGCCTTCTGAGTTTGAGCAAAGGGAACAAGGAGAAGGAGTGTTACGAGGATCCTTCTGCGGTGAAAAAACAGAAGAGGCCTGTTGGGGAGCTAAAGGGTGGCCGGCCTCAGCTGTTGAGGAGACGGACGCGAATGAATATAAGCTCTTTGTGTTTGAAATGGCCGACGGGAAGACATCCTTCCTTTCTTATTTATATAAAGATTTATTTCCATTTGCGCTACGAGTTCAGCCTTTGCCTTTTTTGCCCACAACTCATCCTCCAACAAAGCACAAATGCTCCCAGCTGTGAGAAAGTTACATCAACATTACCAATGAATTTCCACCAGTCAGCgatttcaaattaaaacttGATGAgcaccattacacacacacacacacaatctctaaCTTAGTTACGGTTTTGGCTGCAACTCTCTTCTTCCCctcttaggggggggggggggggggggatattaaTGAGCCCATGTGTCTGTTAAAACACAACTCCTCTCTGCTTGTTGATTAATCCTTTACGGCAACAGTTGGACATTTTGGGCAACGGgcttatttgctttcttgtgAAAAGTTAGAAGATTAATAGCACTTGTCTGTGCACTAAATATAAAGCTTAAATCAGAAGGTGGGGAGTTTTGCTTAgaacaaagactggaaacagcaaGCGTGGCTATTGTCGACTAGTacaaaaatccattaaaaacTACCTTAAAAGTTCACAAATTAACACATAATATCCCAGTAGTTTAATCAGTACAATGTCCAAATTGTAAAAAAGACATTCAGCAGTTGGACAGGAGGTTATGCGATGCACTATATCTTGGTTGGTAGCTCTTAGAAGACTTTTAGACAGTAAAGACATTGTAGAAATCAGCGGGTAAGACGttaaaggagcagcagcagcttctctgaCCGTCGCACAGAGCTCGTTGTTCTGCAGGCCGACGGGCTGCTGGTGGTAGCTGCATATTTCCACACACACTGTACGGGGAGTGGTATTAATCATCTCATCTTACTCTGCGCACTAAAACCGGATTGCATAACGCTTCCAGACTTTGCCGccacccaaaaacaaaaacaaaaaaacacccacgaTATAATAACAATGTACACGGAGATCTCTGGGGGCtcttatctcacacacacacacacacacacactgagcagcagcagggccgaCTCTCGGCACCTCCTTGTTAAGCTGCAACGTTCCCCCCCCGGTGTCGACCTCAGCGGCCGGTCTTCTTTACCCAGAATCTGTGATTAAATTCACAAAGCGCTGCTATGTAAACAGTCCggcatctgggggggggggggggggggggggggggaaatctcaCCACAAGAACGCAGCCAGTCATTCTGTTATTAATATTTCACGGAGAGGAATGGTGGGAGTGAACGGAGGGGGGCTGCAGCGGAGTGAGcggaagagaagaaaagtgaaGGACTTTCGGCGTTTGTACCAAAAGAATTTTCTGTAAGGCAAGTGTATTGTTTTCTGTGTATTTGAAGTTGGACAAGAAATCGCTACATGACTACCATGAAAGGTTAAACAGGACAACTCTGCATAATACcagcactgtttttttaaatgaacgcCGACTGCTCCTTCTGAGCTAGAGACATGCTGAATTAATCCCACTTTGTTGGTCTTGTCCTCTCATTCCAGCTGCCTAATAAACCTGTCAAAACAGCCTGAGTGgaagaaaatccccccccccccttaagtttagggatgaaaaaaaaattgaaaacagAGGCGTAGactgtgaaagtaaaaaaataaaaagaagccaAATAGTCTTTCCAAGTAAGAATAGGGTCTACAACAGGGCCCACTGCGCTttataaaaagcagctttcatTCCACTAGCGCTTACCTCCGATTATTGATGGAGGCAGGTTGTCCAGGTGGAGGCCAGACttgtagaggaggaggatgtgttcAAAGGCCTCCAGCGTTTGATTGATGTCAGCTTTCAGCTcccctgcgcacacacacacacacacacacacacgattaaaATTGAGTAAAAGACTCAACTGCAGTCATAAAAGTTATACTCTCCAATATGGATGATTTGTTCTTCCCTTGCTAGGCTTCTCCTGTCTAATCACAGTCGTGTCATCACAACagatatttttattcattaccGTGTTACATGTCAGGAAGCATCTTGTCGAGCTCATTAAAGAGAAATAACTTATACCGAGGCGTGTCATCACTCGAGTGATCGGCCTTCTGATCTCATATAGCGAACGTCCCGTCGTGTCAAGACGCCGCTCGTCCTCACCTGTGGAGTTCATGATGTGGTCTACCAGGTGTGTGAAGCCAGGCGGGGCCTGGTGAGGCAGCAGGTAGGTGAAAAAATACCTGGGGCCAGACAAAGACGACTCAGTCAGTCAGACGGGGAGACAGAACAAGCGCATAGTTCCAACAGAACATGACTTGTCTCACCCTGgtgttaaaacaaacacaatccaTAAAGCTGTCCATTTTTAAACAGAAAggtcttcctcttccccccccaacTGAAGCTACCAATTATTCATCAAACTGCACATTTCCAGCTGTACGTCTTAACTATCAACAAACGGCTGCATTAAAGCGATCATCTGCGCGGCCGCTCTATCCATCACACGCTTTAACGCGCTGTAAAAGTGTCACTTCTCTTACCTATAGGCGTTGTAAATGTTCCTCTTCTCGTTGAGGCCCTCACACACCCCCCGCGGCGAGCACAGCACCGTGAAATTTCGGTGCGGAAACTGCAGGGTGCAGTCGGCGTCCGTCCGGCAGGCGGTCTCCGCGGCGCTGGCGTCGTCCAGGTCCGTGAGCTTCAGCTGGCCGGAAACCGTGACGAACTGCCGCGGCTGGAAGTCCAACAGAGCCACGGAGCCCAGGGGAGAATCGGACAGGAAGTGCAGGAGCCGCACCAGGTCCAGACACACCTGGGAGGAAACATGCCGAAACCTGGTCAGCTGGAGTCatggccgttttttttttttttttttttttttttaactgcatggGATCGAAGGGAAAAAGTCGAATATTGTTCTTGCAGCTCTCAAAACCTTATAACAAGAAGTCCTTTATACGGGAAAAATGCAAAACGTGAACTGCTGCCAACTCTTCAACGTGGGGATCGGCTAATTTCCTTCACTTACTTTAGGCTCTGGCGGCTTAAAGAGTAAATGTCGCCTGCAATCATTCAATCAGAATAATTTATATTGATTTACTAAACTGACAACTCCAAAGTACTGAGTTTACTATCATAGAAAAGTCAAAACAGCAAGAAATCAAATTGGGGAACGTAGAATATAATATTTCTTGGAAAAAAAGTGTTACATGGTTATttgataaagataaaaataaatcagatttaATCAGTAATGAGAAAATGTACTTGCTCCAGAACTGAGtttagttttttgtgtttttaacaaatATTAGTGGATTATGTGCTTCCTGCAACCTAAAATACTGGAATGACTAAAAAGGTTGGTGGTCAAGGTTCaatttttaataatataaatgtcACTAAATCCCtaaaaattgagaaaaaaaagtctcaagTCTTTACAAAAAGACACTGCTAAAGCCACATTTTCAAGACTGCTTTTACAGTTCTCTTTAAATCCTACAATTTAAACTGAGGGAAAATAGGCTGCTAAAGGCAACACAAAAGCATTAGCCATGCACTGACGGAGCATGAAATGATTCTGTCACACTGCAAACACAGCTCCGGTGTTGGGTAATGCTCAGAGTCTCCGGGACGTCACTCGCTGGGATCGAAGCACTGTAATAACAGGGCTGGGCGAAACCGAACACCCCCGGATTACTGTAGCTTGCGCAGATGCAACCAAGCTGAAAGAGGCCGAGCAGCTTCAGGGGGGTATTATGAACGGCTATTTGGGTGATGCAGCAAAACGAGGCCCATAGTTGAGATGATAGTGGCAGGCTGTGCCGTTACTTTTGCTAATCCAaaagtcttttgtttttgtaattttttcttccccattcaCACGCATCcatgcgctcacacacactcactcacacacacacacacacacacacaggatcccTGGAGTGCAAATTCAGCCTCTGTTGACTCCAACTGTGAGCATACCTGTGTTGGGGGTTGActaaaacagtgtgtgtgtgatgacatgACATTCCTAGCCTGCAGTGGATTAACTCCAGGACCCATCTCCATTCCCACAGCGGCCTGATCAAATACACCGAGGGACAGATGTGGGACCTACAGGAGTTTCAAAATGTCCGCCTCCATGATCTTACACACGCTGCTTCTCCCCTGCCAAGAAAAGCGAGGGCTCGCACACGCTCGACGGGCAGAATAATGTGCGAGCGGTGTAGCGCGAAGAATAAATGGCAGAGCATGCGTGCCGATGGGGACGAACGCGCTTACCCTGAATCTGTCCTCCCAGGGACTCTGGAGAAGCTGGATCATCTGAAGAGGATTCCCCTGCTCCAGAATGACCGTGActcttccatcctctcctcgtcctccttctgCACAGTGACCTTTGAGCTGTCAGAATGTAAATTAGTGAAgtagagcaacaaaaaaacaaaaacaactatcaagcatttttgtttgttttttactctgTAGAAATGAGAGGAAGCAACAAAGTTCAAGTGTCTAAAGGTTGTGATGGTAGGAGGTATTTGGAGGACATGATGTTTTCTCTGCAGATCAGACTCGAGGATAATGTGCTCTTTATATACTTGTCAAATCGATTGTTTGAGCCACTGGACACACCGCTGTCACCAACGGCCGCCAGAGAAACAAACTGGCCGGTTTAATTCAAAAGTAGCTAAATTGGGCTGTAATGATTTGAGTGAATAAACTCTGTGGGGGTTTCAGATGTAGCCGGGGATTGTAGAGGGGACAGAAGCACATTGTCTGCTCTCGCCAAACTGGACCCAAAAGGTCAGAAGAGGGTCagtgaatttaatttaattacatgGGAAGGTCCTGCAGAGCCAGTGAGGCCTTTCATCCAGTTCAGTGTGTTTGAGACAAAGGAAACTGTGGGATGGCCGACATGCATTatggaaaaatgtatttcattaatatatatatatattaataaaataaaattattagCTCTTGTGTTGTGTAAAGTGAGCAGCCCGTATGATGTTTTACTTTCCAAGAACTTCTGCATTCACACATATTGTTACTTAGCTTGCTTTGTCATTTGGACAGTAACCATTAATATGTTAGGGGCTTAACATAAAGTAAAGCCTTTAAATGAAAGGCAAGGAGAGCACCTTTACCTTAATGACGTTGGGATGCTGCAGCCTCTGTAACAGAACTATTTCTTTCTTCAGCTTGTAGGAAACAAGCTCTCGGCAGCCTCGGGGGTCTCTGAAATCCTCCACACACTTCCCCATGTCGATCCCCTGCTCATTGACGAGTTTCAACGCCACGGGCTGCCCTCCGGCTAGATTCACTTTGACAACCAGTTTTGTGTATCCAGACCCGAGAATCTCCACAGCCTGCATGTCCACCAGAGAGTCGCAGTCCATCTCATCCATCCGCGCTTTCCTGGAGCCGTGCGCGATCTCGTTCCACAGGCTGTGATCCAGAGTCGAGTCCCGCGTTTGGTCACGGCGGAGAGAACGTGGGCTGTCACCGCGCAGTCCGTTTTCAGCATCATCGTCACGATAATCGGGTAATAGCAGCGGAATGATTTCTTTTCGCCGCTCGCTGAGTTGGTAAATCAACGCCCCGCGGAGAGACGCAaactcctcctcatcaccagcAACGGTTGCATTGGCAAAGTGAGA
Protein-coding sequences here:
- the pkdccb gene encoding extracellular tyrosine-protein kinase PKDCC codes for the protein MPGMGNPLRAAALLAFVVLSILVSLLISSVQQFGGTVSHFANATVAGDEEEFASLRGALIYQLSERRKEIIPLLLPDYRDDDAENGLRGDSPRSLRRDQTRDSTLDHSLWNEIAHGSRKARMDEMDCDSLVDMQAVEILGSGYTKLVVKVNLAGGQPVALKLVNEQGIDMGKCVEDFRDPRGCRELVSYKLKKEIVLLQRLQHPNVIKLKGHCAEGGRGEDGRVTVILEQGNPLQMIQLLQSPWEDRFRVCLDLVRLLHFLSDSPLGSVALLDFQPRQFVTVSGQLKLTDLDDASAAETACRTDADCTLQFPHRNFTVLCSPRGVCEGLNEKRNIYNAYRYFFTYLLPHQAPPGFTHLVDHIMNSTGELKADINQTLEAFEHILLLYKSGLHLDNLPPSIIGDYAVMRGMGTSGNAAYRCWPSYSQQGCVLSVHGAREAAFICNSHSQCSSFTLTGRKTWTGRVLASFSSGFSHLVPDGTSEVYVKKAKAPDDTTA